From a single Arachis hypogaea cultivar Tifrunner chromosome 3, arahy.Tifrunner.gnm2.J5K5, whole genome shotgun sequence genomic region:
- the LOC112734463 gene encoding BRASSINOSTEROID INSENSITIVE 1-associated receptor kinase 1 isoform X3, with amino-acid sequence MTGDALNAFKTQRGLKDPNNALQTWDATLVNPCTWFHVTCNQDNSVTSIDLGNAHISGHLVPELGQLQNLQRLELFNNDLTGPIPNELGNLINLEKLDLYSNNLTGVIPDTLGNLKNLHDLRLNNNSLSGKIPISLTNILTLQVLDLSYNQLTGNIPVNGSFSSFTPVSFEHNHLNETTNPSPRYVPPQNTTSVKSAIGAIAGGVAAGAALSIAAPVIVVAYWLRRKPQDEYFDVPAEEDPEVHLGPLKKFSLRELQIATDHFNAKNVLGKGAFGKVYEGRLADGKPVAVKRLKEERAYSEDFQFQTEVEMIGVAKHRNLLQLLGFCMTPTERMLVYPLMVNGSLASCLRGRAPSKPPLGWAQRESIALGSAKGLAYLHEHCNPKIIHRDVKADNILLDEHFEAVVGDFGLAKLMDFKDTHVTTAVKGTIGHIAPEYLGTGKSSEKTDVYGYGVMLLELITGQRSFDMARIARDEEILLLAWVKGHLNDNKLDKLVDSDLQGDYNLEKVEQLIQVAILCTQDSPMDRPNMSEVVRMLEGAGLAERWEEWKKKDKIRQEFDRTHRYVANLRNRDESTSNANMEPEQLSGPR; translated from the exons ATGACAGGTGATGCCCTGAATGCATTCAAGACTCAGAGAGGCTTGAAAGATCCTAATAATGCTCTTCAAACCTGGGATGCCACTCTTGTAAATCCTTGCACATGGTTTCATGTCACTTGCAACCAAGATAATAGTGTGACCAGCAT TGATCTTGGAAATGCACATATTTCGGGTCACCTAGTTCCAGAACTTGGTCAACTTCAGAATTTGCAAAGGCT GGAACTTTTCAATAATGACTTAACTGGGCCTATCCCAAATGAGCTTGGAAATTTGATAAATTTGGAGAAGTTGGATCTTTACTCAAACAACTTAACTGGTGTCATACCAGACACATTGGGCAACCTTAAAAATTTACACGACCT GCGTCTCAACAACAACAGTTTGTCAGGAAAAATTCCCATATCTTTGACCAATATTTTGACTCTGCAAGTCCT TGATTTATCATACAACCAGTTAACAGGAAATATTCCAGTCAATGGTTCATTTTCATCATTTACCCCCGTCAG TTTCGAACATAACCACTTGAATGAAACAACAAATCCATCTCCACGCTATGTTCCACCACAAAATACCACGTCAG TTAAGAGTGCCATCGGAGCTATTGCTGGAGGAGTTGCTGCTGGAGCTGCTTTATCAATTGCAGCCCCTGTGATTGTAGTTGCTTACTGGCTACGAAGGAAACCACAGGATGAGTACTTTGATGTTCCTG CTGAGGAGGATCCTGAAGTTCACCTTGGTCCACTTAAGAAGTTTTCTCTTCGTGAGCTGCAAATTGCTACAGATCACTTCAATGCCAAAAATGTGTTGGGAAAGGGTGCGTTTGGTAAGGTTTACGAAGGACGCTTAGCCGATGGCAAGCCAGTAGCAGTGAAAAGACTTAAAGAGGAACGCGCCTACAGTGAGGACTTTCAGTTTCAAACGGAAGTGGAAATGATTGGCGTGGCTAAGCATCGCAATTTGCTTCAGCTGCTTGGTTTTTGTATGACTCCTACTGAACGCATGCTTGTGTATCCTTTGATGGTTAATGGAAGTCTAGCATCTTGCTTAAGAG GGCGTGCGCCATCAAAACCGCCGCTTGGTTGGGCACAACGGGAGTCTATTGCGCTGGGATCTGCTAAGGGGCTTGCTTATTTGCATGAGCATTGTAACCCGAAGATTATTCATCGGGATGTTAAAGCTGATAATATATTGCTAGACGAACACTTTGAAGCAGTTGTTGGAGATTTCGGTTTAGCAAAGCTTATGGATTTTAAAGATACTCATGTTACCACAGCTGTAAAAGGTACAATTGGACATATAGCACCCGAATACCTTGGAACTGGAAAGTCTTCGGAGAAGACTGATGTTTATGGATATGGTGTGATGCTTCTTGAACTAATAACTGGACAGAGGTCTTTCGACATGGCAAGGATTGccagagatgaagaaatcttattGCTTGCTTGG GTAAAAGGGCATCTGAATGACAACAAGTTGGACAAACTGGTGGATAGTGATTTACAGGGAGACTATAACTTAGAAAAGGTGGAGCAATTAATCCAAGTGGCCATATTATGCACACAAGACTCTCCTATGGATAGGCCTAACATGTCTGAGGTAGTGAGAATGCTGGAAGGTGCTGGTTTGGCTGAAAGATGGGAAGAATGGAAGAAAAAGGACAAGATCCGGCAAGAATTCGACCGCACCCACCGTTATGTTGCCAATTTGAGGAACCGTGATGAGTCAACCTCAAATGCCAACATGGAACCAGAACAACTCTCAGGTCCTAGATGA
- the LOC112734463 gene encoding BRASSINOSTEROID INSENSITIVE 1-associated receptor kinase 1 isoform X2, with protein MERVVSCLMGLGPFLLYAALVFDVMLEVSGNQEGDALNAFKTQRGLKDPNNALQTWDATLVNPCTWFHVTCNQDNSVTSMELFNNDLTGPIPNELGNLINLEKLDLYSNNLTGVIPDTLGNLKNLHDLRLNNNSLSGKIPISLTNILTLQVLDLSYNQLTGNIPVNGSFSSFTPVSFEHNHLNETTNPSPRYVPPQNTTSVKSAIGAIAGGVAAGAALSIAAPVIVVAYWLRRKPQDEYFDVPAEEDPEVHLGPLKKFSLRELQIATDHFNAKNVLGKGAFGKVYEGRLADGKPVAVKRLKEERAYSEDFQFQTEVEMIGVAKHRNLLQLLGFCMTPTERMLVYPLMVNGSLASCLRGRAPSKPPLGWAQRESIALGSAKGLAYLHEHCNPKIIHRDVKADNILLDEHFEAVVGDFGLAKLMDFKDTHVTTAVKGTIGHIAPEYLGTGKSSEKTDVYGYGVMLLELITGQRSFDMARIARDEEILLLAWVKGHLNDNKLDKLVDSDLQGDYNLEKVEQLIQVAILCTQDSPMDRPNMSEVVRMLEGAGLAERWEEWKKKDKIRQEFDRTHRYVANLRNRDESTSNANMEPEQLSGPR; from the exons ATGGAGCGAGTGGTTTCATGTTTAATGGGATTGGGACCGTTTCTTCTTTATGCAGCTTTGGTATTTGATGTTATGCTTGAGGTTTCTGGCAATCAAGAAG GTGATGCCCTGAATGCATTCAAGACTCAGAGAGGCTTGAAAGATCCTAATAATGCTCTTCAAACCTGGGATGCCACTCTTGTAAATCCTTGCACATGGTTTCATGTCACTTGCAACCAAGATAATAGTGTGACCAGCAT GGAACTTTTCAATAATGACTTAACTGGGCCTATCCCAAATGAGCTTGGAAATTTGATAAATTTGGAGAAGTTGGATCTTTACTCAAACAACTTAACTGGTGTCATACCAGACACATTGGGCAACCTTAAAAATTTACACGACCT GCGTCTCAACAACAACAGTTTGTCAGGAAAAATTCCCATATCTTTGACCAATATTTTGACTCTGCAAGTCCT TGATTTATCATACAACCAGTTAACAGGAAATATTCCAGTCAATGGTTCATTTTCATCATTTACCCCCGTCAG TTTCGAACATAACCACTTGAATGAAACAACAAATCCATCTCCACGCTATGTTCCACCACAAAATACCACGTCAG TTAAGAGTGCCATCGGAGCTATTGCTGGAGGAGTTGCTGCTGGAGCTGCTTTATCAATTGCAGCCCCTGTGATTGTAGTTGCTTACTGGCTACGAAGGAAACCACAGGATGAGTACTTTGATGTTCCTG CTGAGGAGGATCCTGAAGTTCACCTTGGTCCACTTAAGAAGTTTTCTCTTCGTGAGCTGCAAATTGCTACAGATCACTTCAATGCCAAAAATGTGTTGGGAAAGGGTGCGTTTGGTAAGGTTTACGAAGGACGCTTAGCCGATGGCAAGCCAGTAGCAGTGAAAAGACTTAAAGAGGAACGCGCCTACAGTGAGGACTTTCAGTTTCAAACGGAAGTGGAAATGATTGGCGTGGCTAAGCATCGCAATTTGCTTCAGCTGCTTGGTTTTTGTATGACTCCTACTGAACGCATGCTTGTGTATCCTTTGATGGTTAATGGAAGTCTAGCATCTTGCTTAAGAG GGCGTGCGCCATCAAAACCGCCGCTTGGTTGGGCACAACGGGAGTCTATTGCGCTGGGATCTGCTAAGGGGCTTGCTTATTTGCATGAGCATTGTAACCCGAAGATTATTCATCGGGATGTTAAAGCTGATAATATATTGCTAGACGAACACTTTGAAGCAGTTGTTGGAGATTTCGGTTTAGCAAAGCTTATGGATTTTAAAGATACTCATGTTACCACAGCTGTAAAAGGTACAATTGGACATATAGCACCCGAATACCTTGGAACTGGAAAGTCTTCGGAGAAGACTGATGTTTATGGATATGGTGTGATGCTTCTTGAACTAATAACTGGACAGAGGTCTTTCGACATGGCAAGGATTGccagagatgaagaaatcttattGCTTGCTTGG GTAAAAGGGCATCTGAATGACAACAAGTTGGACAAACTGGTGGATAGTGATTTACAGGGAGACTATAACTTAGAAAAGGTGGAGCAATTAATCCAAGTGGCCATATTATGCACACAAGACTCTCCTATGGATAGGCCTAACATGTCTGAGGTAGTGAGAATGCTGGAAGGTGCTGGTTTGGCTGAAAGATGGGAAGAATGGAAGAAAAAGGACAAGATCCGGCAAGAATTCGACCGCACCCACCGTTATGTTGCCAATTTGAGGAACCGTGATGAGTCAACCTCAAATGCCAACATGGAACCAGAACAACTCTCAGGTCCTAGATGA
- the LOC112734463 gene encoding BRASSINOSTEROID INSENSITIVE 1-associated receptor kinase 1 isoform X1, whose protein sequence is MERVVSCLMGLGPFLLYAALVFDVMLEVSGNQEGDALNAFKTQRGLKDPNNALQTWDATLVNPCTWFHVTCNQDNSVTSIDLGNAHISGHLVPELGQLQNLQRLELFNNDLTGPIPNELGNLINLEKLDLYSNNLTGVIPDTLGNLKNLHDLRLNNNSLSGKIPISLTNILTLQVLDLSYNQLTGNIPVNGSFSSFTPVSFEHNHLNETTNPSPRYVPPQNTTSVKSAIGAIAGGVAAGAALSIAAPVIVVAYWLRRKPQDEYFDVPAEEDPEVHLGPLKKFSLRELQIATDHFNAKNVLGKGAFGKVYEGRLADGKPVAVKRLKEERAYSEDFQFQTEVEMIGVAKHRNLLQLLGFCMTPTERMLVYPLMVNGSLASCLRGRAPSKPPLGWAQRESIALGSAKGLAYLHEHCNPKIIHRDVKADNILLDEHFEAVVGDFGLAKLMDFKDTHVTTAVKGTIGHIAPEYLGTGKSSEKTDVYGYGVMLLELITGQRSFDMARIARDEEILLLAWVKGHLNDNKLDKLVDSDLQGDYNLEKVEQLIQVAILCTQDSPMDRPNMSEVVRMLEGAGLAERWEEWKKKDKIRQEFDRTHRYVANLRNRDESTSNANMEPEQLSGPR, encoded by the exons ATGGAGCGAGTGGTTTCATGTTTAATGGGATTGGGACCGTTTCTTCTTTATGCAGCTTTGGTATTTGATGTTATGCTTGAGGTTTCTGGCAATCAAGAAG GTGATGCCCTGAATGCATTCAAGACTCAGAGAGGCTTGAAAGATCCTAATAATGCTCTTCAAACCTGGGATGCCACTCTTGTAAATCCTTGCACATGGTTTCATGTCACTTGCAACCAAGATAATAGTGTGACCAGCAT TGATCTTGGAAATGCACATATTTCGGGTCACCTAGTTCCAGAACTTGGTCAACTTCAGAATTTGCAAAGGCT GGAACTTTTCAATAATGACTTAACTGGGCCTATCCCAAATGAGCTTGGAAATTTGATAAATTTGGAGAAGTTGGATCTTTACTCAAACAACTTAACTGGTGTCATACCAGACACATTGGGCAACCTTAAAAATTTACACGACCT GCGTCTCAACAACAACAGTTTGTCAGGAAAAATTCCCATATCTTTGACCAATATTTTGACTCTGCAAGTCCT TGATTTATCATACAACCAGTTAACAGGAAATATTCCAGTCAATGGTTCATTTTCATCATTTACCCCCGTCAG TTTCGAACATAACCACTTGAATGAAACAACAAATCCATCTCCACGCTATGTTCCACCACAAAATACCACGTCAG TTAAGAGTGCCATCGGAGCTATTGCTGGAGGAGTTGCTGCTGGAGCTGCTTTATCAATTGCAGCCCCTGTGATTGTAGTTGCTTACTGGCTACGAAGGAAACCACAGGATGAGTACTTTGATGTTCCTG CTGAGGAGGATCCTGAAGTTCACCTTGGTCCACTTAAGAAGTTTTCTCTTCGTGAGCTGCAAATTGCTACAGATCACTTCAATGCCAAAAATGTGTTGGGAAAGGGTGCGTTTGGTAAGGTTTACGAAGGACGCTTAGCCGATGGCAAGCCAGTAGCAGTGAAAAGACTTAAAGAGGAACGCGCCTACAGTGAGGACTTTCAGTTTCAAACGGAAGTGGAAATGATTGGCGTGGCTAAGCATCGCAATTTGCTTCAGCTGCTTGGTTTTTGTATGACTCCTACTGAACGCATGCTTGTGTATCCTTTGATGGTTAATGGAAGTCTAGCATCTTGCTTAAGAG GGCGTGCGCCATCAAAACCGCCGCTTGGTTGGGCACAACGGGAGTCTATTGCGCTGGGATCTGCTAAGGGGCTTGCTTATTTGCATGAGCATTGTAACCCGAAGATTATTCATCGGGATGTTAAAGCTGATAATATATTGCTAGACGAACACTTTGAAGCAGTTGTTGGAGATTTCGGTTTAGCAAAGCTTATGGATTTTAAAGATACTCATGTTACCACAGCTGTAAAAGGTACAATTGGACATATAGCACCCGAATACCTTGGAACTGGAAAGTCTTCGGAGAAGACTGATGTTTATGGATATGGTGTGATGCTTCTTGAACTAATAACTGGACAGAGGTCTTTCGACATGGCAAGGATTGccagagatgaagaaatcttattGCTTGCTTGG GTAAAAGGGCATCTGAATGACAACAAGTTGGACAAACTGGTGGATAGTGATTTACAGGGAGACTATAACTTAGAAAAGGTGGAGCAATTAATCCAAGTGGCCATATTATGCACACAAGACTCTCCTATGGATAGGCCTAACATGTCTGAGGTAGTGAGAATGCTGGAAGGTGCTGGTTTGGCTGAAAGATGGGAAGAATGGAAGAAAAAGGACAAGATCCGGCAAGAATTCGACCGCACCCACCGTTATGTTGCCAATTTGAGGAACCGTGATGAGTCAACCTCAAATGCCAACATGGAACCAGAACAACTCTCAGGTCCTAGATGA
- the LOC112734463 gene encoding BRASSINOSTEROID INSENSITIVE 1-associated receptor kinase 1 isoform X4 has product MTGDALNAFKTQRGLKDPNNALQTWDATLVNPCTWFHVTCNQDNSVTSMELFNNDLTGPIPNELGNLINLEKLDLYSNNLTGVIPDTLGNLKNLHDLRLNNNSLSGKIPISLTNILTLQVLDLSYNQLTGNIPVNGSFSSFTPVSFEHNHLNETTNPSPRYVPPQNTTSVKSAIGAIAGGVAAGAALSIAAPVIVVAYWLRRKPQDEYFDVPAEEDPEVHLGPLKKFSLRELQIATDHFNAKNVLGKGAFGKVYEGRLADGKPVAVKRLKEERAYSEDFQFQTEVEMIGVAKHRNLLQLLGFCMTPTERMLVYPLMVNGSLASCLRGRAPSKPPLGWAQRESIALGSAKGLAYLHEHCNPKIIHRDVKADNILLDEHFEAVVGDFGLAKLMDFKDTHVTTAVKGTIGHIAPEYLGTGKSSEKTDVYGYGVMLLELITGQRSFDMARIARDEEILLLAWVKGHLNDNKLDKLVDSDLQGDYNLEKVEQLIQVAILCTQDSPMDRPNMSEVVRMLEGAGLAERWEEWKKKDKIRQEFDRTHRYVANLRNRDESTSNANMEPEQLSGPR; this is encoded by the exons ATGACAGGTGATGCCCTGAATGCATTCAAGACTCAGAGAGGCTTGAAAGATCCTAATAATGCTCTTCAAACCTGGGATGCCACTCTTGTAAATCCTTGCACATGGTTTCATGTCACTTGCAACCAAGATAATAGTGTGACCAGCAT GGAACTTTTCAATAATGACTTAACTGGGCCTATCCCAAATGAGCTTGGAAATTTGATAAATTTGGAGAAGTTGGATCTTTACTCAAACAACTTAACTGGTGTCATACCAGACACATTGGGCAACCTTAAAAATTTACACGACCT GCGTCTCAACAACAACAGTTTGTCAGGAAAAATTCCCATATCTTTGACCAATATTTTGACTCTGCAAGTCCT TGATTTATCATACAACCAGTTAACAGGAAATATTCCAGTCAATGGTTCATTTTCATCATTTACCCCCGTCAG TTTCGAACATAACCACTTGAATGAAACAACAAATCCATCTCCACGCTATGTTCCACCACAAAATACCACGTCAG TTAAGAGTGCCATCGGAGCTATTGCTGGAGGAGTTGCTGCTGGAGCTGCTTTATCAATTGCAGCCCCTGTGATTGTAGTTGCTTACTGGCTACGAAGGAAACCACAGGATGAGTACTTTGATGTTCCTG CTGAGGAGGATCCTGAAGTTCACCTTGGTCCACTTAAGAAGTTTTCTCTTCGTGAGCTGCAAATTGCTACAGATCACTTCAATGCCAAAAATGTGTTGGGAAAGGGTGCGTTTGGTAAGGTTTACGAAGGACGCTTAGCCGATGGCAAGCCAGTAGCAGTGAAAAGACTTAAAGAGGAACGCGCCTACAGTGAGGACTTTCAGTTTCAAACGGAAGTGGAAATGATTGGCGTGGCTAAGCATCGCAATTTGCTTCAGCTGCTTGGTTTTTGTATGACTCCTACTGAACGCATGCTTGTGTATCCTTTGATGGTTAATGGAAGTCTAGCATCTTGCTTAAGAG GGCGTGCGCCATCAAAACCGCCGCTTGGTTGGGCACAACGGGAGTCTATTGCGCTGGGATCTGCTAAGGGGCTTGCTTATTTGCATGAGCATTGTAACCCGAAGATTATTCATCGGGATGTTAAAGCTGATAATATATTGCTAGACGAACACTTTGAAGCAGTTGTTGGAGATTTCGGTTTAGCAAAGCTTATGGATTTTAAAGATACTCATGTTACCACAGCTGTAAAAGGTACAATTGGACATATAGCACCCGAATACCTTGGAACTGGAAAGTCTTCGGAGAAGACTGATGTTTATGGATATGGTGTGATGCTTCTTGAACTAATAACTGGACAGAGGTCTTTCGACATGGCAAGGATTGccagagatgaagaaatcttattGCTTGCTTGG GTAAAAGGGCATCTGAATGACAACAAGTTGGACAAACTGGTGGATAGTGATTTACAGGGAGACTATAACTTAGAAAAGGTGGAGCAATTAATCCAAGTGGCCATATTATGCACACAAGACTCTCCTATGGATAGGCCTAACATGTCTGAGGTAGTGAGAATGCTGGAAGGTGCTGGTTTGGCTGAAAGATGGGAAGAATGGAAGAAAAAGGACAAGATCCGGCAAGAATTCGACCGCACCCACCGTTATGTTGCCAATTTGAGGAACCGTGATGAGTCAACCTCAAATGCCAACATGGAACCAGAACAACTCTCAGGTCCTAGATGA
- the LOC112734464 gene encoding beta-xylosidase/alpha-L-arabinofuranosidase 2 — translation MIFITSVPLFGYSIMGMALSENRAHKVSVLLCFVALFFSSNGVGAQNSPVFACDVAKNPALAGYGFCNKSLSVSARVADLVGRLTLQEKIGNLVNTASDVSRLGIPKYEWWSEALHGVSNVGPGTRFSSVVPAATSFPMPITIAASFNSTLFETIGRVVSTEARAMHNVGLAGLTYWSPNINIFRDPRWGRGQETPGEDPLLTSKYAAGYVKGLQQTDDGGDRLKVAACCKHYTAYDVDNWKGIQRYTFNALVSQQDLDDTYNPPFKSCVIDGNVASVMCSYNQVNGKPTCADPDLLKGVIRDKWKLNGYIVSDCDSVDVLFKNQHYTKTPEEAAAKSILAGLDLNCGNFLGRYTEGAVKQGLVDEASVTNAVSNNFATLMRLGFFDGDPSKQPYGNLGPKDVCTAANQELAREAARQGIVLLKNNKGSLPLNAKAIKSLAVIGPNANVTRTMIGNYEGIPCKYTSPLQGLTALVPTSYAPGCPDVQCANAVLDDAKTVAASADATVIIVGANLAIEAESLDRINILLPGQQQLLVSEVATVSKGPVILVIMSGGGMDVSFAKTNDKISSILWVGYPGQAGGAAIADVIFGFHNPSGRLPMTWYPQSYVDKVPMTNMNMRPDPATGYPGRTYRFYKGETVFAFGDGLSYSNIQHRLVKAPQLASIPLADNHVCRSSDCKSVEVGDEHCKELVLDIHLGVKNMGKMSSGHTVFLFSTPPAVHNAPQKHLLGFQKVQLAGRSEALVTFKVDVCKDLSVVDEVGNRRVPLGQHLLHVGNLKHPLRVRI, via the exons ATGATATTCATAACTAGTGTACCCTTGTTTGGCTATTCCATAATGGGAATGGCTCTTTCGGAAAACAGAGCACACAAGGTCTCTGTTTTGCTCTGTTTCGTGGCTCTGTTCTTCAGCTCCAATGGAGTTGGGGCACAGAATTCTCCGGTGTTCGCCTGCGATGTGGCCAAGAACCCTGCATTGGCGGGGTACGGGTTCTGCAACAAGTCCCTGAGCGTGAGTGCCAGGGTGGCTGACCTTGTTGGAAGGTTGACATTGCAGGAGAAGATCGGCAACTTGGTCAACACGGCTTCCGACGTGAGCCGCCTCGGCATTCCCAAGTATGAGTGGTGGTCTGAGGCTCTTCATGGAGTCTCTAACGTCGGTCCGGGGACTCGCTTTTCTAGTGTGGTCCCTGCTGCAACTAGTTTTCCTATGCCTATCACCATTGCTGCTTCTTTCAACTCCACTCTCTTTGAAACCATTGGCAGG GTGGTTTCAACAGAAGCCAGAGCAATGCACAATGTAGGGTTGGCTGGTTTGACATATTGGTCACCTAACATTAACATATTTAGGGATCCAAGATGGGGAAGAGGCCAAGAAACACCGGGGGAAGACCCTTTGCTCACCAGCAAATATGCTGCCGGTTATGTTAAAGGCTTGCAACAAACCGACGACGGCGGAGATAGGCTCAAGGTTGCTGCTTGTTGCAAACACTACACAGCTTATGATGTTGATAACTGGAAAGGAATCCAGCGTTACACTTTCAATGCTTTGGTGTCACAGCAAGATTTGGATGATACATACAACCCACCGTTCAAGAGCTGTGTGATTGATGGCAATGTTGCAAGTGTCATGTGTTCTTATAATCAAGTTAATGGCAAGCCAACTTGTGCAGACCCTGACCTTCTTAAAGGGGTTATTCGTGACAAGTGGAAATTAAATGG ATATATAGTTTCTGATTGTGACTCAGTAGATGTGCTTTTCAAAAATCAGCACTACACTAAAACTCCTGAAGAAGCTGCAGCCAAATCCATTCTAGCAG GACTAGATTTGAACTGTGGTAATTTTCTTGGGAGATACACGGAAGGTGCTGTGAAACAAGGTCTTGTGGATGAAGCATCAGTTACCAATGCTGTCTCCAACAATTTTGCCACATTGATGCGGCTTGGGTTCTTTGATGGTGATCCAAGCAAGCAACCATATGGAAACCTTGGTCCAAAAGATGTCTGCACCGCGGCGAACCAAGAGCTTGCTCGCGAGGCTGCAAGACAAGGGATTGTGTTGCTTAAAAACAACAAAGGGTCACTCCCTCTTAATGCCAAAGCCATTAAATCATTGGCAGTTATTGGTCCCAATGCTAATGTGACAAGAACCATGATTGGAAACTATGAAGGCATTCCATGCAAATACACATCACCTTTGCAAGGGCTAACGGCCTTAGTCCCGACAAGTTATGCTCCGGGATGTCCAGACGTGCAATGCGCCAATGCGGTGCTAGACGACGCGAAAACAGTTGCAGCCTCTGCAGATGCAACGGTTATTATAGTTGGAGCAAACCTGGCAATAGAGGCTGAGAGTCTTGACAGGATCAACATCCTTCTTCCGGGACAGCAACAACTTTTGGTGAGTGAAGTTGCCACTGTCTCCAAGGGACCTGTGATTCTTGTCATAATGTCTGGAGGAGGCATGGATGTTTCTTTTGCCAAAACCAATGACAAAATCTCCAGCATCTTGTGGGTTGGATATCCCGGCCAAGCCGGTGGCGCTGCTATAGCTGATGTCATCTTTGGATTCCATAATCCAA GTGGAAGGCTACCTATGACATGGTATCCACAATCATATGTGGATAAAGTTCCAATGACCAATATGAACATGAGGCCTGATCCTGCAACAGGCTACCCAGGTAGAACATACAGATTTTACAAAGGAGAAACAGTTTTCGCCTTCGGAGACGGATTAAGCTACTCGAATATTCAACACAGGTTAGTTAAGGCACCACAACTAGCATCTATTCCCTTAGCAGACAACCATGTATGTCGTTCTTCGGATTGTAAATCGGTTGAAGTTGGTGATGAGCATTGTAAAGAGTTGGTTTTGGATATTCACCTTGGTGTGAAGAACATGGGAAAAATGAGCAGCGGCCATACAGTGTTCTTGTTCTCTACACCTCCTGCAGTGCACAATGCACCTCAGAAACATTTGTTGGGATTTCAGAAAGTTCAGTTGGCAGGAAGATCAGAAGCATTGGTTACATTTAAGGTAGATGTTTGCAAAGATTTGAGTGTTGTTGATGAAGTTGGCAACAGGAGAGTCCCCTTGGGACAACATCTTCTCCATGTAGGAAACTTGAAGCATCCTTTGCGTGTCAGGATTTGA